A section of the Phaseolus vulgaris cultivar G19833 chromosome 8, P. vulgaris v2.0, whole genome shotgun sequence genome encodes:
- the LOC137824055 gene encoding gibberellin-regulated protein 4-like: protein MAMAKFFAAMILALIAISMLQTVVMAANGHGDHLNDNKSKYGSGSVKSYQCPSQCSRRCSRTQYHKPCMFFCQKCCRKCLCVPPGYYGNKAVCPCYNNWKTKEGGPKCP, encoded by the exons ATGGCTATGGCTAAGTTCTTTGCAGCTATGATCTTGGCACTCATTGCCATTTCCATGCTTCAGACAGTG GTTATGGCTGCAAATGGGCATGGAGACCACCTGAATGATAACAAG AGCAAATATGGAAGTGGGAGTGTCAAGAGTTACC AATGCCCATCACAATGCTCGAGGAGATGTAGCAGGACCCAATACCACAAACCCTGCATGTTTTTCTGTCAGAAGTGCTGCAGGAAATGCCTGTGTGTGCCACCGGGGTATTATGGTAATAAGGCTGTGTGCCCTTGCTACAACAACTGGAAGACCAAGGAAGGAGGACCCAAGTGCCCTTGA